A window from Deinococcus reticulitermitis encodes these proteins:
- a CDS encoding quinone-dependent dihydroorotate dehydrogenase → MYSALRPLLFRLDAEDAHHRTLGVLELASRLPLWPAFARQLTAPASPRLTRTLWGQPFASPVGLAAGLDKNAQAVPAFSAFGFGFLEVGTVTPLPQPGNERPRLFRLPSDEALINRMGFNNAGAAALHARLAALPARLAPVWVNIGKNKATPNEAAAEDYLKCVRALGDVADAFVVNVSSPNTPGLRALQAAGDLAALVRAVVGEVEAGRVRTLRRPPVLVKLAPDLHPADFEASVGAVLEAGAAGLIVSNTTLARDGLTHPHRAEAGGLSGRPLGARSTALVRDAYRLTRGRVPIVGVGGIFDAQDAYAKLRAGADLVEVYSALIYRGPGLVRELNTGLDRLLERDGVRNVVEVVGVDA, encoded by the coding sequence ATGTACTCCGCCCTCCGCCCGCTGCTTTTCCGACTCGATGCCGAGGACGCGCACCACCGCACGCTCGGGGTGCTCGAACTCGCCTCGCGCCTGCCGCTGTGGCCGGCCTTCGCGCGGCAGCTAACGGCGCCTGCCTCCCCCCGGCTCACTCGCACGCTCTGGGGGCAGCCTTTCGCCTCCCCGGTGGGGCTCGCGGCGGGCCTCGACAAGAACGCGCAGGCGGTGCCGGCCTTCAGTGCCTTCGGCTTCGGCTTCCTCGAAGTCGGCACGGTCACGCCGTTGCCGCAGCCCGGCAACGAGCGGCCCCGCCTCTTTCGCCTCCCGAGCGACGAGGCGCTGATCAACCGCATGGGCTTCAACAACGCGGGCGCGGCGGCCCTGCACGCCCGGCTCGCCGCACTCCCGGCCCGCCTGGCGCCGGTCTGGGTGAACATCGGCAAGAACAAGGCGACGCCCAACGAAGCCGCCGCCGAGGATTACCTGAAGTGCGTGCGGGCGCTCGGGGACGTGGCCGACGCCTTCGTCGTCAACGTGAGCAGCCCCAACACGCCGGGCCTGCGCGCCCTGCAAGCGGCGGGTGACCTCGCGGCCCTCGTGCGCGCGGTGGTCGGAGAGGTCGAGGCCGGGCGGGTCCGCACCCTGCGCCGGCCCCCAGTGCTCGTCAAGCTCGCGCCGGACCTGCATCCTGCCGATTTCGAGGCGAGCGTGGGCGCGGTGTTGGAGGCGGGCGCCGCCGGGCTGATCGTCTCGAACACCACCCTGGCGCGTGACGGCCTGACCCACCCCCACCGCGCCGAGGCCGGCGGCCTGAGCGGGCGGCCCCTGGGCGCGCGCTCGACGGCGCTCGTGCGGGACGCCTACCGCCTGACGCGCGGGCGGGTGCCTATCGTCGGGGTGGGCGGCATTTTCGACGCCCAGGATGCCTACGCCAAGCTGCGGGCCGGCGCGGACCTTGTCGAAGTCTATTCCGCGCTGATCTACCGGGGACCCGGCCTCGTGCGCGAGCTGAATACCGGCCTGGACAGGCTGCTGGAGCGCGATGGGGTGCGGAACGTGGTCGAGGTGGTGGGCGTGGACGCCTGA
- a CDS encoding class I SAM-dependent methyltransferase: MTDHWNAEHYRERHAFVFGASSDLITEWLRPERGERVLDLGCGTGELSARVAEGGAEVVGVDASPGMIEGAREAFAERYFPNLRFEVGDAHALTFASEFDAVFSNAALHWMAPLSGVFPRVAAALRPGGRFVLEMGGAGNVQTTLDAVEHATQTLGLPELPHPWTFPSAGELCTGLEAAGLRAERVHWFERPSLLPGEDGFRAWLSGFGGAWLAPLGEEDRAAVIREAEAYARPRLWNGGAWVSDYCRLRALAVRPG; this comes from the coding sequence ATGACCGATCACTGGAACGCCGAACACTACCGTGAGCGTCACGCCTTCGTCTTCGGAGCGAGCAGCGATCTCATCACGGAATGGCTGCGCCCGGAGCGCGGCGAACGCGTGCTCGATCTCGGCTGCGGCACCGGGGAGCTGAGCGCGCGAGTGGCAGAGGGCGGAGCGGAGGTGGTGGGGGTGGATGCCAGCCCTGGCATGATTGAGGGCGCGCGGGAGGCGTTTGCGGAGCGGTATTTTCCCAACCTGCGCTTTGAGGTGGGAGACGCCCACGCCCTGACCTTCGCCTCCGAATTCGACGCGGTCTTCAGCAACGCGGCACTCCACTGGATGGCCCCGCTGTCGGGCGTCTTCCCCCGCGTGGCTGCCGCGCTCAGGCCGGGAGGGCGCTTCGTGCTCGAAATGGGCGGCGCGGGCAACGTCCAGACGACGCTGGACGCTGTCGAGCACGCGACGCAGACGCTCGGACTCCCGGAACTTCCCCATCCCTGGACCTTTCCGAGCGCCGGCGAACTCTGCACCGGCCTCGAAGCGGCGGGGCTGCGCGCCGAACGGGTGCACTGGTTTGAGCGGCCCTCCCTCTTACCCGGAGAGGACGGCTTCCGCGCCTGGCTGAGCGGCTTCGGCGGCGCCTGGCTCGCCCCACTGGGGGAGGAGGACCGCGCCGCCGTGATCCGGGAGGCCGAAGCCTACGCCCGTCCCCGGCTCTGGAACGGCGGCGCGTGGGTGAGCGACTACTGCCGCCTGCGGGCGCTCGCGGTCAGGCCGGGCTGA
- a CDS encoding peptidoglycan-binding domain-containing protein: protein MVSQRRQGWGLLGLFVAGLAGAASTPQELDRATNTAALAVDGVIRSCPAPVRSAAPSALCVATDLDMTGTRRALSAASSGLKFYGAWRSDSDGGRVYNWIRTPGGYVNVGVLPDTEKLSRTLVILTLSSSAAANAAPANSPAATAPVKPPAKAPVTAAPATPAPQPAATAPAAASAAAKAPSTLPPFRRTLRLSNPRMNGEDIRALQNRLMDVSRIPRGKGGDGWYGPVTEANVLVFQAANGLPVTGVVDTVTWNTLFSQGARYFDARVAEQRAKERQNR, encoded by the coding sequence ATGGTGTCTCAGAGACGTCAAGGGTGGGGCCTGCTGGGTCTGTTCGTGGCTGGGCTGGCCGGGGCCGCAAGCACGCCGCAGGAACTTGACCGCGCGACCAATACGGCGGCGCTGGCGGTAGATGGCGTGATCCGGTCGTGTCCTGCGCCGGTGCGCTCGGCGGCCCCGAGTGCGCTGTGCGTAGCGACGGACCTCGACATGACCGGCACCCGGCGCGCGCTCTCGGCGGCTTCCTCAGGGCTGAAGTTCTACGGCGCGTGGCGCTCGGACAGTGATGGTGGGCGCGTGTACAACTGGATTCGCACTCCGGGCGGCTACGTGAACGTCGGGGTCTTGCCCGACACCGAGAAGCTCAGCCGAACGCTGGTGATCCTGACCCTGTCCAGCTCGGCGGCGGCCAACGCGGCGCCCGCGAACTCGCCAGCGGCGACGGCCCCCGTCAAACCTCCAGCGAAAGCCCCGGTGACCGCGGCGCCCGCGACGCCGGCGCCTCAGCCCGCAGCGACGGCCCCTGCTGCGGCGAGCGCGGCAGCGAAAGCCCCGTCCACCCTGCCGCCTTTCCGGCGCACGCTGCGCCTGAGTAATCCGCGCATGAACGGCGAGGACATCCGGGCGCTGCAAAACCGCCTGATGGACGTGTCGCGCATTCCGCGTGGGAAGGGCGGCGACGGCTGGTACGGCCCGGTCACCGAGGCGAACGTGCTCGTCTTTCAGGCGGCCAACGGCCTCCCCGTGACCGGCGTGGTGGATACGGTCACCTGGAACACGCTGTTCTCGCAGGGCGCGCGCTACTTCGACGCCAGGGTGGCCGAGCAGCGGGCGAAGGAGCGCCAGAACCGCTGA
- the ispH gene encoding 4-hydroxy-3-methylbut-2-enyl diphosphate reductase, protein MIERIYLAKPRGFCAGVVMAIQAVEKAAAREEKPVTVYHSIVHNHTVVERLSAGGNVHFVEDLDTIEALPGQGDTVIFSAHGISPAVRERARALGLSTIDATCPLVTKVHTEAKKYAREGYTILLIGDSARHQEVIGTRGEAPEHTILVGVLGKTGEGLHDPHTVEVPDPERLVVLTQTTLSVDDTRRTVDILKARFPALVVPPSEDLCYATKNRQDAVKNIAPNVDAFLVLTSTHSSNGMRLLELAHDLCGRAERLETAADLAGLDLRGVGSVGITSAASTPDDLVQEVVAHFRALNPALEILEEGEWENIEFREPKKIAPTQALPRTMQ, encoded by the coding sequence ATGATCGAACGCATCTACCTCGCCAAACCGCGCGGCTTCTGTGCCGGCGTGGTGATGGCGATTCAGGCGGTGGAAAAAGCCGCCGCGCGCGAAGAAAAGCCCGTGACGGTGTATCACTCCATCGTCCACAACCACACGGTCGTCGAGCGGCTCTCGGCGGGCGGCAACGTGCATTTCGTCGAGGACCTCGACACCATCGAAGCGCTGCCGGGCCAGGGCGACACCGTGATCTTCAGCGCCCACGGCATCAGCCCGGCGGTGCGCGAGCGGGCGCGCGCGCTGGGGCTGTCCACCATCGACGCGACCTGCCCGCTCGTGACCAAGGTGCACACCGAGGCCAAGAAGTACGCCCGCGAGGGTTACACCATCCTGCTGATCGGCGACAGTGCCCGGCATCAGGAGGTGATCGGGACGCGCGGTGAGGCGCCCGAACACACCATCCTCGTCGGCGTGCTCGGCAAGACCGGCGAGGGCCTGCACGACCCGCACACGGTAGAGGTGCCCGACCCGGAGCGGCTGGTGGTGCTCACCCAGACGACCCTGAGCGTGGACGACACCCGGCGCACGGTGGACATCCTCAAGGCCCGCTTCCCGGCGCTGGTGGTTCCGCCGAGCGAAGACCTGTGCTACGCGACGAAAAACCGCCAGGACGCGGTGAAGAACATCGCGCCGAATGTGGACGCTTTCCTTGTGCTCACGAGCACCCATTCGAGCAACGGGATGCGCCTCCTCGAACTCGCCCATGACCTGTGCGGCCGCGCCGAGCGACTGGAGACGGCGGCGGACCTCGCCGGGCTCGACCTGCGTGGCGTGGGGAGCGTCGGCATCACCTCGGCGGCGAGCACGCCCGACGACCTCGTGCAGGAGGTGGTGGCGCACTTCCGGGCGCTCAATCCCGCCCTCGAAATCCTTGAGGAAGGCGAGTGGGAGAACATCGAATTCCGCGAGCCGAAGAAAATCGCGCCGACGCAGGCGCTGCCCCGCACGATGCAGTAG
- a CDS encoding Rrf2 family transcriptional regulator, with protein sequence MRLSATDVYAFQALGFLGTQDAGRWVPSEEISEATGVHRPYLVRILAALSSKGIVKSKKGIGGGYALARKPALISLCEVVRAIDGPVAPLSCISLNWHEPCVEEGRCHARATVYTRMRDAMLGVLQEFSVADLVTDARQGVSYGHCLGHLLKPNA encoded by the coding sequence ATGCGCCTGTCGGCCACCGATGTCTATGCCTTTCAGGCCCTCGGCTTTCTAGGAACCCAGGATGCGGGCCGCTGGGTGCCCAGCGAAGAGATCAGCGAGGCGACCGGGGTGCACCGCCCCTACCTCGTGCGGATTCTCGCTGCGCTCTCGAGCAAGGGCATTGTCAAGAGCAAAAAGGGCATTGGCGGCGGCTACGCGCTCGCCCGCAAGCCCGCCCTGATCTCGCTGTGTGAGGTGGTGCGCGCCATCGACGGCCCGGTCGCGCCGCTGTCGTGCATCAGCCTGAACTGGCACGAGCCCTGTGTGGAGGAGGGCCGCTGCCACGCCCGCGCCACCGTCTACACCCGCATGCGCGACGCGATGCTCGGCGTCTTGCAGGAATTCAGCGTCGCGGACCTCGTGACCGACGCGCGGCAGGGCGTGTCCTACGGGCACTGCCTCGGGCACCTGCTCAAGCCCAACGCGTGA
- a CDS encoding alanyl-tRNA editing protein, translating into MTQPPMIRPPASSLPPTRALYHEDGEGLHFEAAVLAEGEGEVALTATAFYPEGGGQSSDRGELRWAGGRAEVTHARRDKVTGVIWHRLSGNLPPVGTEVSGAVDPDVRWRHMQRHSAEHLLAQAFRRVNPVFEVAAVSMTGPDCTIDFTGDPAEVHVRAAEALLRETLGRQRLTLETPIVPEAELPNYPLRRASKVSGQVRLVVFRDGAGEPFDVSACGGTHVPEAALCAPVVVLRTERIRGGHTRVVFRAGEEASEYLSGIYRAARTLAQDFSAPVEKLPERVAALRAERDAAQGEVEALRAGLAASQVQAAPTWTSGPLTLRELTLEDAALLAPAFGAVPAGEVLAILAPGGRCGVASAVEGVHAGETLRAALAITGGKGGGRPELAQGQTADPDGFFAGVRGVLSPA; encoded by the coding sequence ATGACCCAGCCCCCCATGATCCGGCCCCCCGCCTCTTCCCTGCCCCCCACCCGCGCGCTCTACCACGAGGACGGGGAGGGGCTGCACTTCGAGGCCGCCGTGCTCGCGGAAGGAGAGGGAGAAGTCGCGCTCACTGCCACCGCCTTTTACCCGGAGGGCGGCGGCCAGAGCAGCGACCGGGGCGAACTGCGCTGGGCGGGCGGACGGGCCGAGGTCACGCACGCGCGCCGGGACAAGGTGACCGGAGTGATCTGGCACCGGCTGAGCGGCAACCTCCCCCCGGTAGGCACCGAGGTCAGCGGCGCGGTAGACCCGGACGTGCGCTGGCGGCATATGCAGCGCCACAGCGCCGAACACCTGCTCGCCCAGGCGTTCCGGCGGGTGAACCCGGTCTTCGAGGTGGCGGCGGTGAGCATGACCGGCCCGGACTGCACCATCGACTTCACCGGCGACCCCGCCGAAGTGCACGTGCGCGCCGCCGAGGCGCTGCTGCGAGAGACGCTGGGCCGGCAGCGGCTGACCTTGGAAACTCCCATCGTCCCAGAAGCCGAGCTGCCGAACTATCCGCTGCGGCGCGCGAGCAAAGTAAGCGGGCAGGTGCGGCTGGTGGTCTTCCGGGACGGGGCCGGGGAGCCCTTCGACGTGAGCGCCTGCGGCGGCACCCACGTCCCCGAGGCGGCGCTGTGTGCCCCCGTCGTGGTGCTGCGTACCGAGCGCATCCGGGGCGGGCACACCCGCGTCGTCTTCCGGGCCGGCGAGGAGGCGAGCGAATACCTGAGCGGGATCTACCGCGCGGCGCGCACGCTCGCGCAGGACTTCAGCGCTCCAGTGGAGAAATTACCCGAGCGGGTGGCGGCGCTGCGGGCCGAGCGCGACGCGGCGCAGGGGGAGGTGGAGGCGTTGCGGGCAGGGCTCGCAGCGAGTCAGGTGCAAGCTGCCCCGACTTGGACCTCCGGACCTCTGACGCTGCGGGAACTCACGCTGGAGGACGCGGCGCTCCTCGCCCCGGCCTTCGGTGCGGTTCCAGCGGGCGAAGTGCTCGCCATCCTCGCACCCGGCGGACGCTGCGGCGTGGCGAGCGCGGTAGAAGGAGTCCACGCAGGCGAAACGCTGCGCGCGGCCCTCGCCATAACCGGGGGCAAAGGCGGCGGGCGGCCAGAACTCGCGCAGGGGCAGACGGCGGACCCGGACGGGTTTTTCGCCGGGGTGCGCGGCGTCCTCAGCCCGGCCTGA
- a CDS encoding cyclin-dependent kinase inhibitor 3 family protein gives MSRALRTDPIRVGWVDTALWPGRLGLTFAPGKKGESLLQPGVTHNRSVPDDMRELARQGASVLAPLLEEFEFETLGMDRYHEHAGENGLKVVACSIVDGRVPADRERFAEFLDELMDALLDGQGVVLHCRGGLGRAGLSAACLLVQAGMDPERAMALVRRARPGAIENDRQEDFVRAFAAR, from the coding sequence ATGAGCCGTGCGCTCCGCACAGACCCCATCCGCGTGGGCTGGGTAGACACCGCGTTGTGGCCGGGACGACTCGGCCTCACCTTCGCGCCTGGCAAGAAGGGGGAGAGCCTGCTCCAGCCCGGCGTCACCCATAACCGCAGCGTGCCGGACGATATGAGGGAACTCGCCCGTCAGGGAGCGTCGGTGCTCGCGCCGCTGCTTGAGGAGTTCGAGTTTGAGACGCTCGGCATGGACCGCTATCACGAACACGCCGGGGAAAACGGCCTGAAGGTGGTCGCCTGTTCCATCGTGGACGGACGGGTGCCGGCGGACAGGGAGCGGTTCGCGGAATTCCTCGACGAGTTGATGGACGCCCTACTTGATGGTCAGGGCGTCGTTCTGCACTGCCGGGGCGGCCTGGGACGCGCGGGCCTGAGCGCCGCCTGCCTGCTCGTTCAGGCGGGCATGGACCCGGAGCGGGCGATGGCCCTCGTGCGGCGTGCCCGGCCCGGCGCCATCGAGAATGACCGGCAGGAGGACTTCGTACGTGCCTTCGCTGCTCGGTGA
- a CDS encoding bifunctional metallophosphatase/5'-nucleotidase → MKRNLLLIGAALSLSSCSTLFGPATTNVTVIGLNDFHGNLEPTNFAGVKVPDPADPAKQISLRTGGVEVIGGYLDQERAKNPNLIFVGAGDLIGASPVTSSLLRDEPSVIALSKLGMRASSLGNHEFDQGLKELLRMQNGGCDSNAPDKACKFQNPYPAAGFQWLGANVVDKASGQPVFAPYSIQEVGGAKIAFIGAVTKTTPTIVSPDGVASLSFLDEAASVNRYVPEIKAKGADAIILLIHEGGVSKDGFDQPACGTLTGPIADIVNRLDPAVSAVISGHTHQGYNCTINGRVVIQGDFYGHLLQRLDMTVDKRANKVTAIRAANVVMDPRSTPRNAAMTELVARAKTLTDAVKQTPLGTVASASILRAANAAGESALGDLIADSQLAATADRGAVIAFMNPGGIRADLNATGGGTTVTFGDAYAVQPFGNTLVVMDLTGAQIKALLEQQFDNPNPGSNRILQVSKGFTYSYDSTAAKGSRVDASSIKLNGAALDPARTYRVTMNSFLSTGGDTFSTFKEGVNVLQLPNLVDVDALAAYIKANPGVAGGAQDRIIKVR, encoded by the coding sequence ATGAAAAGGAACCTGCTGCTGATCGGCGCCGCCCTGAGCCTGAGCAGTTGCTCGACGCTCTTCGGGCCGGCGACCACCAACGTGACCGTGATCGGGCTCAACGATTTTCACGGCAACCTGGAGCCGACGAACTTCGCGGGGGTCAAGGTGCCCGACCCCGCCGACCCGGCCAAGCAGATCAGCCTGCGGACCGGCGGCGTGGAGGTGATCGGCGGGTACCTGGACCAGGAGCGCGCCAAGAATCCCAACCTGATCTTCGTCGGCGCGGGCGACCTGATCGGGGCGTCCCCGGTCACGAGCAGCCTGCTGCGCGACGAGCCGAGCGTGATCGCGCTGAGTAAGCTCGGGATGCGGGCGAGCAGCCTCGGCAACCATGAGTTCGACCAGGGCCTGAAGGAACTGCTGCGGATGCAAAACGGCGGCTGCGACTCCAACGCCCCCGACAAGGCCTGCAAGTTCCAGAATCCTTACCCGGCGGCGGGCTTTCAGTGGCTCGGCGCCAACGTGGTGGACAAGGCGAGCGGCCAGCCCGTGTTCGCGCCCTACTCGATTCAGGAAGTCGGCGGGGCGAAGATCGCCTTCATCGGCGCGGTCACCAAAACGACGCCCACCATCGTCTCGCCCGACGGGGTGGCGAGCCTGAGCTTCCTCGACGAGGCTGCGAGCGTCAACCGCTACGTTCCCGAGATCAAAGCCAAGGGCGCCGACGCCATCATCCTGCTGATCCACGAAGGCGGCGTATCCAAGGACGGTTTCGACCAGCCCGCCTGCGGCACGCTGACGGGGCCGATCGCCGATATCGTGAACCGCCTCGACCCCGCCGTGAGCGCCGTGATCAGCGGGCACACCCACCAGGGCTACAACTGCACGATCAATGGGCGCGTGGTGATCCAGGGCGACTTCTACGGGCACCTGCTCCAGCGCCTCGATATGACGGTGGACAAGCGCGCCAATAAGGTCACGGCCATCCGCGCCGCCAACGTGGTGATGGACCCGCGCAGCACGCCCAGGAACGCGGCGATGACCGAACTCGTCGCCCGCGCCAAGACCCTGACCGACGCGGTGAAGCAGACCCCGCTGGGCACCGTCGCTTCCGCCAGCATCCTGCGCGCGGCCAACGCGGCGGGTGAAAGCGCTTTGGGTGACCTGATCGCCGACTCGCAGCTCGCCGCCACCGCCGACCGGGGCGCAGTGATCGCCTTCATGAACCCCGGCGGCATCCGCGCCGACCTGAACGCGACGGGCGGCGGCACCACGGTGACCTTCGGAGACGCCTACGCCGTGCAGCCCTTCGGCAATACCCTCGTCGTGATGGACCTGACCGGCGCTCAGATCAAGGCGCTCCTCGAACAGCAGTTCGACAACCCTAACCCTGGCAGCAACCGCATCCTGCAAGTCAGCAAGGGCTTTACTTACAGCTACGACTCGACCGCCGCCAAGGGCAGCCGGGTGGACGCGAGCAGCATCAAGCTGAACGGCGCGGCGCTCGACCCCGCCAGGACCTACCGCGTGACGATGAACTCTTTCCTCTCGACGGGCGGCGACACCTTCAGCACCTTCAAGGAAGGCGTCAACGTGCTGCAGCTGCCCAACCTCGTCGACGTAGACGCCCTGGCCGCCTACATCAAGGCCAATCCGGGCGTGGCGGGCGGCGCGCAGGACCGGATCATCAAGGTGAGGTAA
- the hemB gene encoding porphobilinogen synthase: MTPLPAVRPRRLRRTPGLRALTREVSLSPAQLIFPMFVHEGEGDSEISTMPGVLRHCLASAVERAREAQALGVRSVILFGIPDEKDEVGTQAYAEDGVIQRATRAIKAELPETVVIADTCLCEYTSHGHCGHLHEVAGHWTVDNDPTLDLLARTAVSQARAGADIVAPSAMMDGQVAAIRAGLDAAGFGHVPIMSYAVKYASAYYGPFREAAGSAPSVGDRASYQMDPAGGLREALREARLDVEEGADFLMVKPALAYLDVLRAVREEFDLPLVAYNVSGEYSLVKAAAQLGYMDERRTVLETLTGMRRAGADAIITYHALDAARWLAEGV; the protein is encoded by the coding sequence ATGACCCCTCTGCCCGCCGTCCGTCCCCGCCGCCTGCGCCGCACGCCCGGCCTGCGCGCCCTGACCCGCGAGGTGAGCCTCTCACCCGCGCAGCTGATCTTCCCGATGTTCGTGCACGAGGGCGAGGGCGACTCTGAGATCTCGACCATGCCGGGCGTGCTCCGCCACTGCCTTGCCAGCGCGGTGGAACGGGCGCGGGAGGCGCAGGCGCTCGGTGTTCGCTCGGTGATTCTCTTCGGGATTCCCGACGAGAAGGACGAGGTGGGCACCCAGGCCTACGCGGAAGACGGCGTGATTCAGCGCGCGACGCGGGCGATCAAGGCCGAGTTGCCGGAAACCGTGGTGATCGCCGACACCTGTCTGTGCGAGTACACGTCGCACGGTCACTGTGGGCACCTGCACGAGGTGGCAGGGCACTGGACGGTGGACAACGACCCCACCCTCGACCTGCTCGCGCGCACGGCGGTGTCGCAGGCTCGCGCCGGGGCCGACATCGTGGCGCCGAGCGCGATGATGGACGGACAGGTGGCGGCGATCCGCGCGGGACTCGACGCGGCGGGCTTCGGCCACGTCCCGATCATGAGCTACGCCGTCAAGTACGCCTCGGCCTACTACGGCCCCTTCCGCGAGGCGGCGGGCAGCGCTCCGAGCGTGGGCGACCGCGCGAGCTACCAGATGGACCCGGCGGGCGGGCTGCGCGAGGCGCTACGCGAAGCCCGCCTCGACGTGGAGGAAGGCGCCGACTTCCTGATGGTGAAGCCCGCGCTCGCCTACCTCGACGTGCTGCGGGCGGTGCGCGAAGAATTCGACCTGCCGCTCGTCGCCTACAACGTGAGCGGCGAATACTCGCTCGTGAAGGCCGCCGCGCAGCTCGGGTACATGGACGAGCGCCGCACCGTGCTCGAAACCCTGACCGGCATGCGCCGCGCCGGGGCCGACGCCATCATCACCTACCACGCCCTCGACGCCGCGCGCTGGCTGGCGGAGGGCGTATGA
- the pyrF gene encoding orotidine-5'-phosphate decarboxylase, with protein MTFTQALTDRTLRLNTRLCVGLDPRAGAYRDAAHLRAHTLEVLEAAAPSAACVKPQLAFFEALGLPGFALLEEVCAAARTLGLPVILDGKRGDIGSTAAAYAQGWLGGPHAGDALTVNPFLGFGTLTPFVEAARANGGAVFVLVKTSNPDQADLQGQGVSERIAVELARLGAEERLEAGEYASVGAVVGATHTGDLATFRALMPRAPLLLPGLGAQGAKAGDLAAAFHPGGTGAVASASRAVQYASGLDVGAARDAARTLRDELNAALGI; from the coding sequence ATGACCTTCACGCAGGCCTTGACCGACCGCACCCTCCGCCTGAACACCCGCCTGTGCGTCGGCCTCGACCCGCGCGCCGGCGCCTACCGCGACGCAGCCCACTTGCGCGCGCATACGCTGGAGGTCCTTGAAGCCGCCGCGCCCTCCGCCGCCTGCGTCAAGCCGCAGCTCGCTTTTTTCGAGGCGCTCGGCCTGCCAGGTTTTGCGCTGCTGGAAGAGGTCTGCGCCGCCGCGCGCACCCTGGGACTGCCGGTGATCCTCGACGGCAAGCGGGGCGACATCGGCAGCACCGCCGCCGCCTACGCCCAGGGCTGGCTGGGCGGGCCTCACGCGGGCGACGCGCTGACGGTGAACCCCTTTCTCGGCTTCGGGACGCTGACCCCGTTCGTGGAGGCGGCGCGGGCGAACGGCGGCGCCGTCTTCGTCCTCGTCAAGACGAGCAACCCCGACCAGGCCGACCTCCAGGGGCAGGGCGTCAGCGAGCGCATCGCGGTGGAACTCGCCCGTCTCGGGGCCGAGGAAAGGCTGGAGGCAGGCGAATACGCGAGCGTCGGCGCCGTCGTGGGGGCCACCCATACCGGCGACCTCGCCACCTTCCGGGCGCTGATGCCGCGCGCCCCGCTGCTGCTGCCGGGCCTCGGCGCGCAGGGGGCGAAGGCGGGGGACCTCGCCGCCGCCTTCCATCCGGGGGGCACTGGGGCCGTAGCGAGTGCGAGCCGCGCGGTGCAGTACGCGAGCGGCCTCGACGTGGGGGCGGCGCGGGACGCGGCCCGGACGCTTCGGGACGAGCTGAACGCAGCTCTCGGCATCTGA
- a CDS encoding DUF3208 domain-containing protein, whose amino-acid sequence MLGGVSAAQPSAGGRAAIRLLQGYLWHPAGSDVDLESFLPRELDLPGPPSLSEDDAHVLWDEVQPPFAFFENGEPTASQTFYQFTVLRVYDERPSNDELHGDALLASQTLSPLLEDTPEGVGWQLWEDLRDL is encoded by the coding sequence ATGCTGGGCGGCGTGAGTGCTGCCCAACCGTCCGCCGGAGGACGCGCCGCCATTCGGCTGCTGCAAGGTTACCTCTGGCATCCTGCCGGGAGTGACGTGGACCTGGAGTCTTTCCTGCCGCGTGAACTCGACCTGCCCGGCCCCCCGAGCCTGAGCGAAGACGACGCGCACGTCCTGTGGGACGAGGTGCAGCCGCCCTTCGCCTTCTTCGAGAACGGCGAGCCGACGGCCTCGCAAACCTTCTACCAGTTCACGGTGCTGCGGGTCTACGACGAGCGCCCGAGCAACGATGAGCTGCACGGCGACGCCCTGCTCGCGAGCCAGACGCTCAGCCCGCTGCTCGAAGACACCCCTGAGGGCGTGGGCTGGCAGCTGTGGGAGGATCTGCGCGACCTGTGA